ACTATCATCAAATGAATTTCAACAATGCTTTAAAGTACCTCTACATCTGTTTAGGTGCAGATGGCCTAAATCTTAATGAAAAGATATACTCACCATTAAAAGATCCTGTACAGGTAAATAAAAATATCTTTACTGGACGAGTCATTGACCTAAATATAACAGTACCAAAAGTACAAATATACTCAAAATCAAATACTAAAACTATTCCTAAAAAGTCGTACGATTTAAAAGAGATTCACTCGCAAAATAGTGACCTCTTTAGAACCTCAGGATCTGAGCTAGATTCAATTATAAACCCTCAATTATTAAATAATTATAGAAATAATTTAGATGAACTATACCCTGATATTTTAGGTTCTAATTCACATGTAAGCATAGGGTATAGCAATGATTATCATAGCCTATCAGTTATCTTAACTGATGCAGATAACGAGCTAAAAACCATAGCTATACGAAGAAACAATAATCCAAAGAAAGTTGAATCGTGGGATAAGTGGAAGAAGTATGGTTCTATAAATTATATACCTTCTCGGATTCTTCAAGAAGATCAAATTGTATATGTGGGGTTTGGAATGATGGAAGTAATCGTAATGGAACTACTAGGATTATCCTATATAGTATTTCAAAGTGATTCTGTTGCTAAGAAGCTTGATAAGAATGAGCAGTTTTTAAAAATCAGAAATAGTGTTAACGGTAAGAAGGTTGTGTTGTTACTTGATAACGATGAGGCTTGTATGGATACAGTAAAACCTTTACGTAGGCTGCTAAGTAGTGCAAGTGAGATTGTTGTTATTAAGTTTGAAAAAGTTCTAAATAGAGAACTAGAAAAAGGCTACGACTTTGTGGATTATATAAACGAAGTTAGTTGTGATGTAGATATCACTAAAGAAAATTTAATAAATATATTGGAGAAAGAAATGATATGAAAAAATTAATTAATAATTGTTACGATAAAAATGAAGATAGTGAGCTATTTATAGCTCTTAAAGATGTAGATATGTACTTATGGATTACGGATGATGGTGATTTTGCATATAGGATTGGGGATGATGGGAAGGTTATAAAAGTAACAGCCTCTAAGTTAAAAATGATTGTGAAGAACCGTTTAAAATTTGCAATTACCATTGATGATGAAAATGCTAAAGAAGGTACTAATCTTGATACGATTGACTTACATGTTGTTTCAAGAGATATATTTAACCCTTTTAGTAGTGAAGAGTTCTGTGATGTGCATGGTGAAATCTGTAGAAATACTTTTAGAACCACTGAATACATGGAGATGCAAGCAGGAGAGTATAAAGAACCAAAAGCAATTTTGGCATTGATTATGAATCTTGTAAATAATAATCAAGAACGGTTTGTATATTTCTTGAATTGGTTTGCATATTTCTTTCAAACTTTGAGGCGACCAATGACCGCTATCTTGATCAAGGGGAAACAGGGATCTGGGAAGAATCTACTTGTTTCAAAGGTACTTGCAAAACTACTTGGAGAGGCTCAAACTTCGGTGATTGGGGATAAAGCGATCCGTAGTAATTACATCGGTGGTATGTTCCAAGGGAAGCTTTTTTATCAATTTGATGAGATATCTCACTCCGCAAAAGATAATGTTCAAATGCAAAATACTCTTAAAGAGATAGTTACAAACAATG
The sequence above is drawn from the Candidatus Sulfurimonas baltica genome and encodes:
- a CDS encoding primase-helicase family protein, which translates into the protein MKKLINNCYDKNEDSELFIALKDVDMYLWITDDGDFAYRIGDDGKVIKVTASKLKMIVKNRLKFAITIDDENAKEGTNLDTIDLHVVSRDIFNPFSSEEFCDVHGEICRNTFRTTEYMEMQAGEYKEPKAILALIMNLVNNNQERFVYFLNWFAYFFQTLRRPMTAILIKGKQGSGKNLLVSKVLAKLLGEAQTSVIGDKAIRSNYIGGMFQGKLFYQFDEISHSAKDNVQMQNTLKEIVTNNVVQLERKFVDLVNGIEIFGLCLFTTNKPSALAIEHNDRRYSVFTTGENLNNNDFLGYGTYEDFSEALEAELDDFAVYLKSFKVDEKLANTCMDTLEKQALVSVTNSRFINFHTALISKDIGYFEELKNDSLGISFYNQLESDFSKDVVSSNNIANYYTAVESDEISSTKLLKQLRTIDSEQWHTKMTIGDGSGRYYLLENHPKREEKLASLYGTVEAVPVVANNVEIIKPMNPSLIVQ